In a single window of the Eshraghiella crossota genome:
- a CDS encoding cell wall binding repeat-containing domain protein, whose product MKKKFLLTAILAATVAVAVPTAMTQSADAATNDASSASVTSMTATAAQSGKWIHGGGWWYQYADGTYPKDCFAEINGKTYYFDHSGYMVTGWKEIDYNTYYFDRNGAMVTGWQSIDGKRYHFDEDGCMATYITYVNDKQQVFAPSGQWVSGWTFDRKIYYNDDGTVDWDNHSWYYANSDGTPYDYNANDDIGGGWLQYGGKWYYIDSDGRMLTDQTVNVYGKNYRLKDDGSMLTGWYQSGNDWYYSNADGTVYNGWRLSGKNWYYFDEDGRMVTYVTEVNNKQQVFAPSGQWVSGWTFDRKIYYNADGTVDWDNYNWYYANSDGTPYDYNKNDDINGGWLQYGGKWYYIDSDGKMLTDCIVTVYGKDYRLKPDGTMVTGWYQSGSEWYYSNADGTLYDGWLLYGKNWYYINGYGCMATSTSVGSNGKDYYVGKDGKLVTGWYYYKYKSNGYSDEYWMYMDSDGSQYTGWVSSGDNWYYIENGKMQCEQWITSKGKDYYLGKDGRPVSGWYHNSYQSDSSNFSYEYWMYMNSDGSKYTGWVSSGGKWYYINNSTMVCDSGDDCVNIEHYRKSDGEIDYDKYNEARNKSRGYVFDKTGAMVTGWYRTTGTSEGGKVYGSSWYYMDSDGQGHQGWLKYNGSWYYFVKGRMQTNCIAPDGSYLGADGISRKIR is encoded by the coding sequence ATGAAAAAGAAGTTTTTATTAACGGCAATTCTGGCAGCAACTGTAGCAGTAGCTGTTCCGACAGCTATGACGCAGTCAGCTGATGCAGCTACCAATGATGCATCTTCTGCTTCTGTTACATCAATGACAGCAACAGCCGCCCAGTCAGGTAAATGGATTCATGGAGGCGGATGGTGGTATCAGTATGCAGACGGTACATATCCAAAAGATTGTTTTGCAGAAATCAATGGCAAGACATACTATTTTGACCATAGTGGTTATATGGTAACAGGCTGGAAGGAAATAGATTACAATACATATTATTTTGACAGAAACGGTGCTATGGTAACGGGCTGGCAGAGTATTGATGGCAAGCGGTATCATTTTGACGAAGATGGCTGTATGGCAACTTATATTACATACGTGAATGATAAACAGCAGGTATTTGCACCTTCAGGACAGTGGGTAAGCGGATGGACATTTGACAGAAAAATTTACTATAATGATGATGGAACAGTAGATTGGGATAACCATAGTTGGTATTATGCTAATTCAGATGGAACACCATATGATTATAATGCAAATGATGATATAGGTGGTGGCTGGCTTCAGTATGGCGGCAAATGGTATTATATTGATTCTGATGGCAGAATGTTAACAGACCAAACAGTAAACGTTTATGGAAAAAACTATAGACTTAAAGATGATGGCTCAATGTTAACAGGCTGGTATCAGAGTGGAAATGACTGGTATTATTCAAATGCTGACGGAACAGTATATAATGGCTGGCGCTTGAGCGGAAAGAATTGGTATTATTTTGACGAAGATGGCCGGATGGTAACTTATGTTACAGAAGTGAATAACAAACAGCAGGTATTTGCACCTTCAGGACAGTGGGTAAGCGGATGGACATTTGACAGAAAAATTTACTATAATGCTGACGGAACAGTAGATTGGGATAACTATAATTGGTATTATGCTAATTCAGACGGAACACCATATGATTACAATAAGAATGATGATATAAATGGCGGCTGGCTCCAGTATGGCGGCAAATGGTATTATATTGATTCTGATGGCAAAATGTTAACAGATTGTATAGTTACAGTCTATGGAAAAGATTACCGTCTTAAACCTGATGGAACAATGGTAACAGGCTGGTATCAGAGTGGAAGTGAATGGTATTATTCGAATGCTGACGGAACATTATATGATGGCTGGCTCTTGTACGGAAAGAATTGGTATTATATTAATGGATATGGCTGTATGGCGACCAGTACTTCGGTAGGAAGTAATGGCAAGGATTATTATGTTGGAAAAGATGGTAAACTTGTAACCGGTTGGTACTATTACAAATATAAATCAAATGGTTATTCAGACGAATATTGGATGTATATGGATTCTGATGGAAGCCAATATACCGGATGGGTATCAAGTGGTGATAATTGGTACTATATTGAAAACGGAAAAATGCAGTGTGAGCAATGGATAACTAGTAAAGGAAAAGATTATTATCTTGGAAAAGATGGTAGACCTGTATCCGGATGGTACCATAACAGCTATCAATCAGATTCAAGTAATTTTTCATACGAATATTGGATGTATATGAACTCTGATGGAAGCAAATACACCGGATGGGTATCAAGTGGTGGCAAGTGGTATTATATAAACAATTCAACAATGGTTTGTGATAGCGGGGATGACTGTGTTAATATTGAGCATTACAGAAAGTCCGATGGAGAAATCGATTATGATAAGTACAATGAAGCACGTAACAAATCAAGAGGATATGTGTTTGATAAGACAGGTGCAATGGTAACAGGCTGGTATCGTACTACGGGTACTTCTGAGGGAGGAAAAGTGTATGGAAGCTCTTGGTATTATATGGATTCAGATGGTCAGGGTCATCAGGGCTGGTTAAAATATAACGGTTCGTGGTATTATTTTGTAAAAGGTAGAATGCAGACAAACTGCATTGCTCCTGACGGAAGTTATTTAGGAGCTGACGGCATAAGCCGTAAAATCAGATAA
- a CDS encoding KilA-N domain-containing protein, with translation MAQISTINANGVEISVLGNIADESAFISLTDIAKYKNAEEPRLVITNWMSTYSTIDFLAVWEELHNPGFNRMEFQSVRNERGRLIITPKQWIEKTNAIGMTSKAGRYGGGTYAHSDIAFEFASWISPEFKLYIIKDYQRLKKDESERKAIGWDEKRALSKINYHIHTDAVQKYLITDELTATEKSYTFADEADMLNVALFGKKAWEWRNEHPVEVRKGENIRDYASAEELIILVNMESQNAELIKAGLTQNERFEKLREMARTQMQVLLKNRAKETLKNTNPNLLKGSTD, from the coding sequence ATGGCACAAATATCAACAATTAATGCAAATGGAGTAGAAATAAGCGTATTGGGAAACATTGCAGATGAGTCTGCTTTTATCAGCTTGACTGATATAGCTAAATATAAAAATGCAGAAGAACCTAGGCTGGTTATAACTAATTGGATGAGCACATATTCTACTATTGATTTTCTTGCTGTGTGGGAGGAATTACATAATCCGGGTTTTAACCGTATGGAATTCCAATCGGTAAGAAATGAACGGGGACGTTTGATTATTACACCAAAACAGTGGATAGAAAAAACAAATGCAATAGGAATGACTTCTAAAGCAGGACGTTATGGCGGGGGTACATATGCACACTCAGATATAGCATTTGAATTTGCTTCATGGATTTCACCAGAATTTAAATTATATATCATAAAAGATTATCAGCGTCTAAAAAAAGATGAGTCCGAACGCAAAGCCATTGGCTGGGATGAAAAGCGTGCGTTATCTAAAATTAACTATCATATACATACAGATGCGGTGCAGAAATACCTGATTACAGATGAATTAACAGCTACTGAAAAAAGCTATACATTTGCTGATGAGGCTGATATGTTAAATGTAGCTCTTTTTGGCAAGAAAGCATGGGAATGGAGAAATGAACATCCTGTTGAAGTACGCAAGGGCGAAAATATAAGAGATTATGCTTCGGCAGAGGAACTGATTATTTTAGTTAATATGGAAAGCCAAAATGCAGAATTAATAAAGGCAGGATTGACACAAAATGAGCGATTTGAAAAATTGCGTGAAATGGCAAGAACACAAATGCAGGTGTTACTGAAAAACAGGGCAAAAGAAACATTAAAAAATACCAACCCGAATTTATTGAAAGGTTCAACAGATTAA